From one Chloroflexota bacterium genomic stretch:
- a CDS encoding PLP-dependent aminotransferase family protein, with protein MSELNPINFTRGVPANESFPIDDLMDAANTILKQNGAAIMQYGPALGFAPLREWIAQWQGVQPDQVLNGNGSLELVEFLCRCLIQPGDVVFTESPSYDRAITLFRRHQADIVGVPLEADGPNMAALETALKKRAPKFFYIIADFQNPSGATCSAAKRKRIVELAEQYNFILLEDAPYRLLRYRGADEPTLFRLAPHRTLHMSSFTKLIAPGVRMGFMLGNADLLAKVAKVAEDTYISPGYFSHGVTYEWCRRGLLPPQIEKLKALYAPRLDACLAAIDKHMPDAQATRPDGGFFLSVTLPEGTLTTAVRAAAARRNLNLADGLAFFPNGGGERFLRLPYCALTPEQIDDGIRRLADSVNEVRA; from the coding sequence ATGTCAGAACTTAACCCCATCAACTTCACCCGCGGCGTCCCGGCCAACGAGTCGTTTCCCATTGACGACCTCATGGATGCGGCCAACACCATCCTCAAACAGAACGGGGCCGCCATTATGCAATACGGCCCGGCGCTGGGCTTTGCCCCTTTGCGTGAATGGATCGCACAGTGGCAGGGCGTGCAACCGGATCAAGTCCTGAATGGCAACGGCTCGCTGGAGCTTGTCGAGTTTCTCTGCCGTTGCCTGATTCAACCGGGCGATGTGGTCTTCACCGAGTCGCCCAGCTACGACCGCGCCATCACCCTCTTCCGCCGCCACCAGGCCGACATCGTCGGCGTCCCCCTTGAAGCCGACGGCCCGAACATGGCCGCGCTCGAAACCGCGCTAAAAAAGCGCGCTCCCAAATTCTTCTACATCATCGCCGACTTCCAGAACCCGTCCGGCGCAACCTGCTCTGCCGCCAAACGTAAACGCATCGTCGAACTGGCCGAGCAATACAACTTCATCCTCCTCGAGGACGCGCCCTATCGTTTGTTGCGCTATCGCGGCGCGGACGAGCCGACTCTGTTTCGGCTGGCCCCGCACCGCACTCTGCACATGAGTTCGTTCACCAAGCTCATCGCGCCCGGCGTGCGCATGGGCTTCATGCTGGGGAATGCCGACCTGCTGGCGAAAGTGGCGAAGGTGGCCGAGGACACTTATATCTCGCCCGGCTATTTTTCTCACGGCGTCACCTATGAATGGTGCCGACGCGGGTTGTTGCCGCCACAGATAGAGAAGCTCAAGGCGCTGTACGCGCCGCGCCTCGACGCCTGTCTGGCCGCGATTGACAAGCACATGCCCGACGCGCAAGCCACCCGGCCCGACGGCGGCTTTTTCCTTTCGGTGACACTGCCTGAGGGCACATTGACGACTGCCGTGCGCGCGGCGGCGGCCAGGCGCAACCTCAACCTGGCCGACGGCCTGGCCTTCTTCCCCAACGGCGGCGGCGAGCGCTTCCTGCGCCTGCCGTACTGCGCCCTGACCCCGGAGCAAATTGACGACGGCATCCGGCGGCTGGCCGACTCGGTGAACGAAGTCCGGGCGTAG